The sequence below is a genomic window from Haloferax mediterranei ATCC 33500.
GTCGCGCAGGTCGAAGACCGCACCCGTCACCGTCTCGGGTTTCAGGTCCGTCGCCTCCGCTAGCTGTGCTATCGTCCGTTCGTCTGTGGCGCTCGCGGCGTTCAACACCGCGACCTGTGATTCCGGAAGTCGCATCTGGTTCGTTGTCGCGTTAGCCGTCTGGTGGTCGGTTAGCAGTTTCGAAGCCTCGCCGAACTGGCGAGTCTGACCGAATGGGTCGGTTTCGTCCGCTGGGCGCGGTCGCGCCGAAGCGGAGTCCGCCGACCTCAAGCGGCCAGAAAGAAAAATCCGAACCCGTCGGTAGCCGGTTTGCGAGTGGCGCAGACACCATGACTGACAGGTTCGAGAGTCATATTTTCGAGGTGGCCGCGTTCCCTCAAAACGGTTCCGGAATTGTGGGAAGAGATGTCACGTCCGGCCCGGTGCGTCACGTTCAGCCCCGGAGTTACGTCTGACACTGACGTGACAGAGACAGGCGCAGGACGGGTTTCAGCGCAATTTCGTCCACTGGTCGTCGGCCATTCCTGTCAATTCTATTTCCGGTCCGAAAGCAGATACGTTCTTGTTGATTGACGACCCACGGGCGACGAAGACGAATGCGAGGCTTGGACACGACACTCTCTACGATTCGCCTCGGCGAAGAGGCGTCACTCATCGTCAAACCGCCGAACCGCCCGGACGACAGAGACGACGTCGACGCTATCCTCGTCCAGTCACGACCCACATACGAGTTCGACGATGGCGAGTTGACCTACCGCGTCGTCGAGGACGAAGACAGGTATCGCGTGCTCGCGTCGCGCGACGTCGGTGACCCGGTTCGCGTCCTCGGCGAACTCCGCGCCGTCGTCAACCTGAGCGCGTAATCCTCCCGTTCAACTACGCCACGTTCCGTTCCTGCAGCGTCTCTCCCGACTCGAATCGGTCGAGCGACAGCGTGGACACGTCCACTTCACAGGCGTCCTCGCCGAGACACAGGTCGGCGACGGCCTCCCCAGTTGCCGGTGCGTGCTGGAAGCCGTGACCCGAAAAGCCCGCGGCGACGACGAACCCAGATTCTACCTCGTCCACAATCGCGTGATGGTCGGGCGTCACCGCGTAGAGACCGGCCCACCCGTTTCGAATTCGCGTTTCAGGACCGAAGTACGCCGCACAGTCGTCGGCTCGCTCTGTCGCCTCTAGCGCCCACTCGACGTCCATCGACTCGTCGAACCGGTCGGGGTCGACGTCCGGGTCCGAATCGGCGAAGTGCCCGCCGACGATGGCGGTCCCCGCCCGTTCCGGGCGGAAATACGACCCCGTATCGAGGTCGATAGTAAGCGGCGCATCCTCGGGAAGGTCGCCGTCCGGTTCGACGACCGCAATCTGCCGACGGCGCGGAGCGATTGGCAGGTCGATACCCGCGAGGGCGGCGACCTGACCGGACCACGCACCCGCCGCGACGACTACGGCATCCACGTCGATGGTCTCGTCTCCGTTCGTGCCCTCGTCGCCCGACTCGTCTTCGCCTTCCACCGCGACTCGCCAGCCGTCGTCCCGGCGAGACAGGCCGGTAACGGCCGTTTTCGTTCGGATATCGCCGCCAGCGTCCCGGACTGCACCCGCGAAACCCTGTACCGCCGAGTGCGGGTCGGCGATGCCATCGGCGGTCGAGTAAGTCGCCGCGACGAACTCTCCGGCTCGGAGTTCGGGCAGGTACTCGCGGGCCTCCTCGGGGTCCAAGAGGCGACTCGGCGCACCCGCCTCGGTCTGCATGGCGACGTTCTCACGGAAGGCCGCTGCCGTCTCCTCGGTTCGTGCAAGAAAAAGATAGCCCGGTCGTCGATAGTCGATGTCGACGCCGAACTCGTCGGCAAACGATTCCCAGACGGGGATGCTCGCGAGCGAGAGGTCGAC
It includes:
- a CDS encoding NAD(P)/FAD-dependent oxidoreductase; its protein translation is MHVLIVGGGVVGLACAHALADRGAEVTVCEAGTLGGGSTGRAAGGIRTQFSTRVNVDLSLASIPVWESFADEFGVDIDYRRPGYLFLARTEETAAAFRENVAMQTEAGAPSRLLDPEEAREYLPELRAGEFVAATYSTADGIADPHSAVQGFAGAVRDAGGDIRTKTAVTGLSRRDDGWRVAVEGEDESGDEGTNGDETIDVDAVVVAAGAWSGQVAALAGIDLPIAPRRRQIAVVEPDGDLPEDAPLTIDLDTGSYFRPERAGTAIVGGHFADSDPDVDPDRFDESMDVEWALEATERADDCAAYFGPETRIRNGWAGLYAVTPDHHAIVDEVESGFVVAAGFSGHGFQHAPATGEAVADLCLGEDACEVDVSTLSLDRFESGETLQERNVA